From the genome of Leptolyngbya iicbica LK, one region includes:
- a CDS encoding diaminopropionate ammonia-lyase: protein MTDRMTPFANLPVACLRNPQARRDLAYDDQPQQWLSLSGTAAAWAELHQWSNYQPTPLRSLPEIATDLDLDQIWYKDESDRFGLGSFKALGGAYAVFRQLVDYVQTATGQTDLTAADLLSGRYRELTQAVTVTTATDGNHGRSVAWGAQQFGCRCVIYLHAGVSAGREAAIAAYGAEMVRVAGNYDDSVRQAAEDAQAHGWILVSDTAHPGNTTIPSVVMQGYTVMVAEVFDQLPPDQLPTHVFVQAGVGGLAAAVCAYLWERWGRDRPTTIVVEPDRAACVYATAQQGKLVTLEGDQDTLMACLSSGHTSTIAWDILRHSSDWFITIPDEAAVLTMQHLAHPRSPIVGGESGVASLAGLLTVGQRSDLRQQLGLTTTSRVLTFGTEGATDPEIYQKLINRSALHI from the coding sequence ATGACTGACCGGATGACGCCGTTTGCGAATTTGCCCGTGGCCTGTCTGCGCAATCCCCAAGCGCGGCGCGACCTGGCGTATGACGATCAACCTCAACAGTGGCTCTCGTTGTCAGGCACCGCTGCCGCCTGGGCCGAACTGCACCAGTGGTCGAACTATCAGCCGACGCCGTTGCGATCGCTGCCAGAAATCGCGACCGACCTCGACCTCGACCAGATTTGGTACAAAGACGAGAGTGATCGCTTTGGCCTGGGCAGCTTCAAAGCGTTGGGGGGAGCCTATGCGGTGTTTCGGCAACTGGTGGATTATGTGCAGACAGCCACGGGCCAAACCGACCTCACCGCTGCCGACCTGCTCTCTGGACGGTATCGCGAGCTGACCCAAGCCGTCACCGTCACCACCGCTACCGATGGCAACCACGGGCGATCAGTGGCCTGGGGGGCGCAGCAGTTTGGCTGCCGCTGCGTGATTTATCTGCACGCGGGGGTGAGTGCCGGACGGGAAGCGGCGATCGCTGCCTACGGAGCTGAGATGGTGCGGGTGGCAGGCAACTATGACGACTCGGTGCGTCAAGCCGCTGAAGATGCCCAAGCCCACGGCTGGATTCTCGTGTCTGACACCGCCCATCCCGGCAATACCACCATTCCCAGTGTGGTGATGCAGGGCTACACGGTCATGGTGGCCGAGGTCTTTGACCAACTGCCGCCCGACCAACTGCCCACCCATGTATTCGTGCAGGCGGGAGTCGGGGGATTGGCGGCGGCGGTGTGCGCGTATCTGTGGGAACGGTGGGGCCGCGATCGCCCCACCACTATCGTGGTCGAACCTGATCGCGCCGCCTGCGTATACGCTACGGCCCAACAAGGCAAATTGGTGACGCTGGAAGGCGACCAAGACACCCTCATGGCCTGCCTCTCTTCCGGCCACACCTCGACCATCGCTTGGGACATCTTGCGCCACAGCTCTGACTGGTTCATCACCATTCCCGATGAGGCGGCGGTGCTGACCATGCAGCACCTCGCCCACCCGCGATCGCCCATTGTCGGTGGCGAATCAGGCGTCGCGAGTTTGGCCGGATTACTGACCGTGGGGCAGCGATCGGATTTGCGCCAGCAGTTGGGACTCACCACCACCTCGCGAGTGCTCACCTTCGGTACCGAAGGCGCAACCGATCCCGAAATTTATCAAAAGTTAATTAATAGATCTGCCCTGCACATTTGA
- a CDS encoding glutathione S-transferase family protein gives MYKVYGDMLSGNCYKIKLLMQFLDISHQWIPVDILASETHTEAFKQMNPNTRIPVVELDDGNYLWESNAILNYFAEGTDFLPSTKYERAKVLQWQFFEQYSHEPYIATARYINKYLGLPQAREAEYHAKQAGGHKALAVMEQHLADNQFFLGANATIADISLYAYTHVAHEGGFDLSEYANIQRWFKDFESIPGYIKMARENA, from the coding sequence ATGTATAAAGTTTATGGAGATATGCTGTCGGGAAATTGCTACAAAATCAAATTGTTGATGCAGTTTTTAGATATTTCCCATCAATGGATTCCTGTTGATATCCTCGCGAGTGAGACGCATACCGAAGCCTTTAAGCAGATGAATCCCAACACCCGAATCCCCGTGGTGGAGTTGGATGACGGCAACTATCTGTGGGAGTCCAACGCAATCTTAAATTACTTCGCCGAAGGGACTGACTTTTTGCCCTCAACCAAGTACGAAAGGGCGAAAGTTTTGCAGTGGCAGTTTTTTGAACAATACAGTCACGAACCGTATATTGCCACCGCCAGATATATCAATAAATACCTGGGCTTGCCCCAAGCGCGAGAAGCCGAATATCACGCCAAACAAGCAGGTGGCCATAAAGCGCTGGCCGTGATGGAACAACATTTAGCGGACAATCAATTCTTTCTCGGGGCGAATGCAACTATTGCGGACATTAGCTTGTATGCCTACACCCATGTCGCCCATGAGGGCGGCTTTGACTTATCAGAGTATGCCAATATTCAGCGATGGTTCAAAGATTTTGAAAGCATTCCTGGCTATATCAAAATGGCGAGAGAAAACGCCTAA
- a CDS encoding SRPBCC family protein, which yields MVSSASLITASRRPQLLFGNQARVKSEQQAAALRRGQILIDTAPHGMMGGSVRAKMYVTASRADLWAQLTQYERWSEFFPNIRRSEVLASNDQVHRLYQVGCKAFLAIAAEVEIYLKVYEDPAHSIQFRLEKGTFHDFAADLTLQDWQNGTLLTYAVQATPLIPVPGFLIEQGMRQDLPGNMEHLRKVLCR from the coding sequence ATGGTCAGTAGCGCATCGCTTATCACCGCTTCTCGGCGACCCCAACTCTTGTTTGGCAATCAGGCCCGCGTCAAGTCAGAGCAGCAAGCCGCCGCCCTGCGACGGGGACAGATTTTAATCGATACGGCCCCCCACGGCATGATGGGCGGGTCCGTGCGGGCCAAAATGTATGTCACCGCTAGCCGCGCCGACCTCTGGGCCCAGTTAACCCAATATGAGCGATGGTCGGAGTTTTTTCCTAACATCCGGCGCAGCGAAGTCTTAGCCTCTAACGACCAGGTTCATCGGCTTTACCAAGTCGGTTGTAAGGCGTTTTTGGCGATCGCCGCTGAAGTCGAGATTTACCTGAAGGTTTACGAAGACCCCGCTCACAGCATCCAGTTTCGGTTGGAAAAGGGAACTTTTCACGACTTTGCGGCAGACCTGACCCTACAAGACTGGCAAAACGGCACCCTGCTGACCTATGCGGTGCAAGCCACGCCCCTGATTCCCGTACCAGGCTTCTTGATTGAACAAGGGATGCGCCAAGACCTGCCCGGCAATATGGAGCACCTGCGCAAAGTCTTGTGTCGGTAA
- a CDS encoding type II toxin-antitoxin system Phd/YefM family antitoxin: MTWNIDEAQQHFPEILDAAEQSPQVIHQHNHPIAAVIRADLLQEFLAWQAQKQPKPLAQAFSELRQLCAEEDYTFELPSRSDRPNSFLEALQ, translated from the coding sequence ATGACCTGGAACATCGACGAAGCACAGCAGCATTTTCCTGAAATTCTCGATGCTGCCGAACAGAGCCCTCAAGTTATCCATCAGCACAATCACCCGATCGCTGCGGTTATTCGCGCCGATTTGCTGCAAGAGTTTCTGGCTTGGCAGGCTCAAAAACAGCCCAAACCCTTAGCTCAGGCATTTTCAGAGTTGCGTCAGCTTTGTGCCGAAGAAGACTACACCTTTGAGTTACCCTCTCGTAGCGATCGGCCTAATTCCTTTCTGGAAGCATTGCAATGA
- a CDS encoding type II toxin-antitoxin system VapC family toxin produces MTLLCDTNVISELCKPQPDSGVIAWSAEITTIAISVITLEEIIYGLSAKPNARIQGWFQEFLTTYCQVLPITPEIAQRAGELRGNLRTQGRPRTQADMLIAATAHVHHLTLVTRNTRDFEHCDVQILNPFSR; encoded by the coding sequence ATGACCTTGCTATGTGACACAAATGTCATCAGCGAATTGTGCAAACCCCAACCTGATTCAGGCGTTATCGCCTGGAGTGCAGAAATCACGACCATCGCAATTAGCGTAATCACCCTAGAAGAAATTATCTATGGACTGAGCGCCAAGCCAAACGCCCGAATTCAGGGATGGTTTCAAGAATTTTTGACCACGTATTGTCAGGTGCTTCCCATTACCCCAGAGATTGCTCAACGGGCAGGAGAACTGCGAGGAAACTTGCGGACACAGGGCAGGCCCCGCACCCAGGCCGATATGCTGATTGCGGCTACGGCTCACGTTCATCATCTGACTTTGGTAACTCGAAACACTCGCGATTTTGAGCACTGTGATGTTCAGATACTAAACCCATTCAGCCGATAG
- the gghA gene encoding glucosylglycerol hydrolase → MVATAAPRIQLLDPETQALVDWAESVQQSDETLYHKAQTLATRLGAHYRADGLTEIGFWAPELGADMVQPKNIYLEIFTPKKKIDPKKATQKTVFRRDYVELVKDGEYFWGVLSGMKAGTKDEIGSFYWLRYLDMNTDEVRVIGDCLAYSLPYGVYAPAELYDMGQLQRDRADLDYFTQGDADENGVIRVHPPTNILQLHVNTASPNGYLSGLTGVYQAIATKLKQQEALTPAEQNFIGYEAVQLLPIEPTVEYLGEHELGHGFFIMSEDDMGEMDPETAEIEREEGDVKVTLKKPDTQNWGYDIVIFGCSATNPSVLETLRPDELVEFIETLHNFPTGPIKVVYDIVYGHADNQGINLLNGRFLKGPNMYGQDINHQNPTVRGILLEMQRRKNNTGVDGIRVDGAQDFKFFNPLSGRVEYDDNYLSDMAEVLQEVGDSVRRPFSIFEDGRPWPAEGWEEISTYRDIVEFKPDAFQWGPLIFAHNTPSIRQFWDKKWRRVTEQMQVGANWITGCGNHDTLRRGTQVDPELDINWNLGEGLPEVLNNAYDNPAIALMTYGFSPGLPMDFINCTMHAPWGFLRNTDDRYGVKVVSEEAGGFLDWQIIPETYDWPNIFPRLKAMGFAKLGELRQFVKGLYDAIEDTDYDLEEVAHLCQAFIVADPESDAVKEKAKTRKSAQALQKLNTPDKSAILTQLDVNKLKDFAQNFMEDAHEMCNVWLQEDVLQADQVAYNLALRRFRLANPWLRENLSNLDRFNRINTEAQTLFYGLRTAPETAGGKYQVAMVTHMGGDPLEVTLGDWLQIDLADWRVAIASPGVDLTPGTAIPKSFTLSDSQAVLLERTH, encoded by the coding sequence ATGGTTGCGACGGCTGCCCCCCGCATTCAACTGCTCGATCCAGAAACTCAAGCCTTAGTGGATTGGGCCGAGTCCGTACAGCAATCGGACGAAACGCTATACCACAAGGCGCAAACCCTCGCGACTCGACTGGGGGCGCACTATCGCGCCGATGGTCTGACCGAAATTGGCTTTTGGGCACCGGAGCTCGGGGCTGATATGGTGCAGCCCAAAAACATCTACCTGGAAATTTTCACCCCCAAAAAGAAAATTGATCCGAAGAAGGCGACGCAAAAGACGGTGTTTCGCCGGGATTATGTGGAACTGGTCAAGGACGGGGAGTATTTTTGGGGCGTGCTGTCGGGCATGAAAGCGGGCACCAAGGACGAGATTGGCTCGTTTTATTGGCTGCGCTATCTCGACATGAACACCGACGAAGTGCGGGTAATTGGCGACTGTCTGGCCTACTCTTTGCCCTATGGCGTGTATGCTCCGGCAGAACTGTATGACATGGGGCAGTTGCAGCGCGATCGCGCCGATCTGGACTATTTCACCCAGGGCGATGCCGACGAAAATGGCGTCATTCGGGTGCATCCGCCCACCAACATTTTGCAACTGCACGTCAACACCGCGTCCCCCAATGGTTACCTGAGCGGATTGACGGGGGTGTATCAGGCGATCGCCACCAAGCTCAAACAGCAAGAAGCGCTGACTCCCGCCGAGCAAAATTTCATTGGTTATGAGGCCGTGCAGTTGCTGCCCATCGAGCCGACCGTGGAATATCTGGGCGAGCACGAGTTGGGGCATGGCTTCTTCATCATGAGTGAAGACGACATGGGCGAGATGGACCCCGAAACCGCCGAGATTGAGCGGGAAGAGGGCGATGTGAAAGTCACCCTGAAAAAGCCCGACACCCAGAACTGGGGCTACGACATTGTCATTTTCGGCTGTTCCGCCACGAATCCTTCGGTACTGGAGACCCTGCGCCCCGACGAACTGGTGGAGTTCATTGAAACCCTGCACAACTTTCCCACCGGGCCAATCAAGGTCGTGTACGACATTGTGTACGGTCACGCCGACAACCAGGGCATTAACCTGCTGAACGGGCGCTTTCTCAAAGGGCCAAACATGTACGGGCAGGATATTAATCATCAAAATCCCACTGTGCGGGGCATCTTGCTAGAAATGCAGCGCCGCAAAAACAACACGGGCGTCGATGGCATTCGGGTTGATGGCGCGCAGGATTTCAAATTCTTCAATCCGCTGTCGGGGCGCGTGGAGTACGATGACAACTACCTCAGCGACATGGCCGAGGTGCTGCAAGAGGTTGGCGACAGCGTGCGACGGCCTTTTTCCATTTTTGAAGACGGTCGCCCCTGGCCCGCCGAAGGGTGGGAGGAAATTTCCACCTATCGCGACATCGTGGAATTCAAGCCCGACGCCTTCCAATGGGGGCCGCTGATTTTTGCCCACAATACCCCCAGCATTCGCCAGTTTTGGGATAAAAAGTGGCGACGCGTGACCGAACAAATGCAGGTCGGGGCCAACTGGATTACCGGCTGCGGCAACCATGACACCTTGCGGCGGGGCACCCAGGTTGATCCCGAGTTGGACATCAACTGGAATTTGGGCGAGGGCCTGCCGGAAGTTTTGAACAACGCCTACGACAATCCCGCGATCGCTCTCATGACCTATGGCTTCAGCCCCGGTTTGCCCATGGATTTCATCAACTGCACCATGCACGCGCCCTGGGGCTTCTTACGCAATACGGACGATCGCTACGGCGTCAAAGTCGTCTCAGAAGAAGCGGGCGGCTTCCTGGACTGGCAAATCATTCCTGAAACCTACGACTGGCCCAACATCTTCCCCCGGCTCAAAGCGATGGGCTTTGCCAAGTTGGGTGAGCTGCGCCAGTTTGTGAAGGGTTTGTATGACGCGATCGAAGACACCGACTACGACTTAGAAGAAGTGGCCCACTTATGCCAAGCCTTTATCGTGGCAGATCCGGAGTCGGATGCAGTGAAAGAAAAGGCGAAAACGCGCAAATCTGCCCAAGCCCTCCAAAAGCTGAATACGCCAGACAAATCGGCGATTTTGACCCAGCTGGATGTCAACAAGCTCAAAGACTTCGCCCAAAATTTCATGGAAGATGCCCATGAAATGTGTAACGTCTGGCTGCAAGAGGACGTGCTTCAGGCTGACCAGGTCGCCTATAACCTGGCGCTGCGACGGTTCCGTTTGGCGAATCCCTGGCTCCGGGAAAATCTCTCGAACCTGGATCGCTTCAATCGCATCAATACCGAGGCCCAAACCCTGTTTTATGGGTTGCGCACCGCGCCAGAAACCGCCGGTGGCAAATATCAGGTGGCGATGGTTACCCACATGGGGGGTGACCCGCTGGAAGTGACGCTTGGAGATTGGCTGCAAATTGATCTGGCGGACTGGCGGGTGGCGATCGCTTCGCCTGGGGTTGACCTCACGCCCGGCACGGCGATCCCCAAATCGTTCACGCTGTCGGACAGCCAAGCCGTGTTGCTAGAGCGTACTCATTAA
- a CDS encoding Zn-dependent hydrolase, which produces MGTATLLRIDRDRLQQRLDGLASIGRLPDGGVWRIAYSDEDLAARQWVTAAMQAAGMTVTIDAAGNLIGRYAGTEDLPALATGSHIDTVPTGGRYDGALGVLAGIEAVATLHEAGRRLRHAIEVIAFTDEEGEMIGSKAMAGTAKLSDPEHFRRLNGEAIQPCLERVGGNWAALPSARRTDQDIAAYLELHVEQGGVLESEQCQIGVVQGIVSLQRFQVAITGRPNHAGTTPMHLRQDALYAASLLVAAVHDVAVDIPGDQVATVGLLTVAPNAANIVPGRVELTIDMRDLSLETLGAMVEGLKQRIVAIQASTGTQIELRPQHFVEPTLASPAVQGAIAAVCDDLNLTHYSMPSRAIHDAQEIGRFTQMGMIFVPSQAGVSHAEDEYTSPEQCGQGADVLLHTLMALDEQLDSATHD; this is translated from the coding sequence ATGGGAACGGCGACTTTGTTGCGGATTGATCGCGATCGCCTGCAACAGCGATTGGATGGACTGGCTAGTATTGGCCGACTGCCCGACGGCGGTGTGTGGCGCATTGCCTACAGCGATGAAGATCTGGCGGCGCGGCAATGGGTGACGGCAGCGATGCAGGCAGCAGGCATGACCGTGACCATTGATGCGGCGGGCAACCTGATCGGACGCTATGCAGGCACTGAAGATCTCCCCGCGCTGGCGACCGGGTCGCACATTGACACGGTGCCCACCGGGGGCCGCTATGACGGGGCGTTGGGGGTGTTGGCGGGCATTGAAGCGGTGGCGACGCTGCACGAAGCGGGGCGACGGTTGCGGCATGCGATCGAGGTGATTGCCTTTACCGATGAAGAGGGGGAAATGATTGGCAGCAAAGCCATGGCGGGGACGGCGAAGCTGAGCGATCCCGAACATTTTCGGCGGCTCAATGGGGAGGCGATTCAGCCCTGTTTAGAGCGAGTCGGGGGCAATTGGGCCGCCCTGCCCAGCGCCCGACGGACGGATCAGGACATCGCCGCTTACCTGGAACTTCATGTGGAGCAGGGCGGCGTGCTGGAATCAGAACAGTGTCAGATCGGCGTGGTGCAGGGCATTGTCAGTTTGCAGCGCTTTCAGGTTGCGATTACGGGGCGGCCCAACCATGCGGGCACGACGCCCATGCACCTGCGCCAAGATGCCCTCTATGCGGCCTCGCTGCTGGTGGCCGCCGTCCATGATGTGGCGGTGGATATTCCCGGTGATCAGGTGGCGACGGTGGGGCTGTTGACGGTGGCCCCGAACGCTGCCAACATCGTGCCCGGACGAGTGGAACTCACCATTGACATGCGAGATTTGTCACTGGAGACGCTGGGGGCAATGGTCGAGGGGCTGAAGCAGCGCATTGTCGCTATTCAGGCCAGCACGGGCACCCAGATTGAGCTGCGGCCTCAACATTTTGTAGAGCCGACCCTGGCGAGTCCGGCGGTGCAGGGGGCGATCGCGGCTGTGTGCGACGACCTGAACCTAACCCACTATTCCATGCCCAGCCGCGCCATTCACGATGCCCAGGAGATTGGTCGCTTTACCCAAATGGGGATGATCTTTGTGCCCAGTCAGGCGGGGGTGAGCCATGCCGAAGATGAATACACCTCGCCGGAGCAGTGCGGACAAGGGGCGGATGTGCTGCTGCATACGCTCATGGCATTGGACGAACAGCTCGACTCGGCGACCCATGACTGA
- the glgB gene encoding 1,4-alpha-glucan branching protein GlgB: MSTASLSPDQVYSVVENRHNNPFEVLGSHALTSADGNGNGNGGSSGWVVRAYLPEAEAAWVIHPQERQEYPMQSLHHPHFFECELPGAEDRNYRIKVKENGHERVMRDPYAFKSPLLTDFDIHLFNEGNHHLIYEKMGAHPVEVDGVSGVYFAVWAPNARNISIVGNFNSWDGRRHQMRRLNGGVWDLFIPELSVGELYKYEIKNAEGHLYLKSDPYGFQQQVRPDTASVVADLSYDWGDQDWLEQRRNADPQEQPISVYEVHLGSWIHDGLENRPADGNEPVAVGDQKPGARFLTYRELADRLIPYVQEMGYTHIEVLPVAEHPYDGSWGYQVAGHFAPTSRFGSPQDFMYFVDQCHAHGIGVLVDWVPGHFPKDSHGLAYFDGSHLYEHADPRKGEHKEWGTLVFNYGRHEVKNFLISNALFWFDKYHIDGIRVDAVASMLYLDYDRKDGEWVPNQYGGNENLEVVEFLQQLNFLLFGYYPGVLSIAEESTAWPNVSRPTYVGGLGFNLKWNMGWMHDMLHYFHEDPIHRRYHHNNVTFSLWYAFTENFMLALSHDEVVHGKGHLYQKMPGDEWQKFANLRSLFAYMFTHPGKKTLFMGMEFGQTTEWNAWLDLNWGLLEQKPHHQLKHLVANLNTLYKQEPALYTDDFSDSGFEWIECNDADNSVVTFIRRDKNSDQFIVTVCNFTPQPLYDYWVGVPQSGYYRELLNTDESQFGGSNITNEGGQQSHQWDHPRWPHALALTLPPLGVAIFKLDQ; the protein is encoded by the coding sequence ATGTCGACTGCATCCCTCTCTCCTGACCAGGTTTACAGCGTTGTTGAAAATCGCCATAACAATCCCTTCGAGGTGCTGGGCTCTCACGCTTTGACTTCTGCCGACGGCAACGGTAACGGTAACGGCGGCAGTAGTGGCTGGGTCGTCCGGGCCTACCTGCCAGAGGCCGAAGCAGCTTGGGTCATCCATCCCCAAGAGCGGCAAGAGTATCCCATGCAGTCGCTGCATCATCCGCACTTTTTTGAATGCGAGTTGCCCGGTGCCGAAGACCGCAACTACCGCATTAAGGTCAAAGAAAATGGGCATGAGCGGGTCATGCGCGACCCCTACGCCTTCAAGTCACCGCTGCTGACAGATTTTGACATTCATCTGTTCAACGAGGGCAACCATCACCTCATTTACGAAAAAATGGGGGCACACCCCGTTGAGGTGGACGGCGTCTCCGGGGTGTACTTCGCCGTTTGGGCTCCCAACGCCCGCAACATTTCCATTGTCGGCAACTTCAACAGTTGGGATGGTCGCCGCCACCAAATGCGCCGATTAAACGGGGGCGTTTGGGATTTGTTCATTCCCGAACTGTCAGTCGGCGAACTCTACAAATACGAAATCAAGAATGCTGAGGGGCACTTATACCTGAAGTCCGATCCCTACGGCTTTCAGCAGCAAGTTCGGCCTGATACCGCTTCCGTCGTGGCCGATCTGAGCTACGACTGGGGTGACCAAGATTGGCTAGAGCAGCGCCGCAATGCCGATCCCCAAGAACAGCCGATTTCTGTTTATGAAGTCCATCTGGGTTCTTGGATTCATGACGGCCTGGAAAATCGACCCGCCGATGGCAACGAACCCGTCGCGGTCGGTGACCAAAAGCCCGGCGCGCGCTTTTTGACCTATCGAGAGTTGGCTGATCGCCTCATTCCCTATGTGCAAGAGATGGGCTACACCCACATCGAAGTGTTGCCCGTGGCCGAGCACCCCTACGACGGCTCATGGGGCTATCAGGTGGCCGGACACTTTGCCCCTACCTCCCGCTTCGGCAGTCCCCAAGATTTCATGTACTTTGTGGATCAGTGCCATGCCCACGGCATTGGCGTGCTTGTGGACTGGGTGCCGGGTCACTTTCCGAAAGACAGCCACGGCTTGGCCTACTTTGACGGCAGCCATTTGTATGAGCATGCCGACCCGCGCAAGGGCGAACACAAAGAGTGGGGCACCCTGGTGTTCAACTATGGTCGCCACGAGGTGAAGAACTTCCTGATTTCGAATGCGCTGTTTTGGTTCGACAAATACCACATCGACGGCATTCGGGTGGACGCGGTCGCCTCGATGTTGTACCTCGACTACGATCGCAAAGACGGTGAGTGGGTGCCCAATCAATACGGCGGTAACGAAAACCTGGAAGTCGTAGAGTTCTTGCAGCAGTTAAACTTCCTGCTGTTTGGCTACTATCCCGGTGTCCTTTCCATTGCGGAAGAATCCACGGCCTGGCCCAATGTCTCCCGCCCTACCTATGTCGGCGGTCTCGGCTTCAATCTGAAGTGGAACATGGGCTGGATGCACGACATGCTCCACTATTTCCACGAAGACCCCATCCATCGGCGCTACCACCACAACAATGTGACCTTCTCGCTGTGGTATGCCTTCACCGAAAACTTCATGCTGGCGTTGTCCCACGATGAGGTAGTGCACGGCAAGGGGCATCTGTACCAAAAGATGCCCGGGGACGAGTGGCAAAAATTTGCCAACCTGCGATCGCTCTTTGCCTACATGTTTACCCATCCCGGCAAAAAGACCCTGTTCATGGGCATGGAGTTTGGTCAGACCACCGAGTGGAATGCCTGGCTAGATCTGAACTGGGGCCTGCTGGAGCAAAAGCCGCACCACCAACTCAAGCATCTGGTGGCCAACCTCAATACCTTGTACAAGCAGGAACCAGCGCTGTACACCGATGACTTTTCGGACAGCGGGTTTGAGTGGATTGAGTGCAACGACGCCGACAACAGCGTCGTCACCTTCATCCGTCGGGATAAAAATTCGGATCAGTTCATTGTGACGGTGTGCAACTTTACGCCCCAACCGCTGTACGACTATTGGGTGGGCGTGCCTCAGTCCGGCTACTACCGCGAACTGCTGAACACCGACGAGTCGCAATTCGGCGGCAGCAACATCACGAACGAAGGCGGCCAGCAAAGCCACCAGTGGGATCATCCCCGTTGGCCTCACGCCCTAGCCCTGACCCTGCCGCCCCTGGGCGTCGCTATCTTCAAGCTCGATCAGTAA